A single genomic interval of Alteromonas sp. BL110 harbors:
- the hupB gene encoding nucleoid-associated protein HU-beta, which yields MNKSQLIDQIAAGADISKAAAGRALDAFTDSVTAALKDGDQVALVGFGTFSVRERSARSGRNPQTGETIQISAAKVPSFKAGKALKDACN from the coding sequence GTGAACAAGTCTCAACTTATCGACCAAATCGCTGCTGGTGCAGACATTTCTAAAGCAGCTGCTGGCCGCGCTCTTGACGCATTCACTGACTCAGTAACTGCGGCGCTTAAAGACGGCGACCAAGTTGCACTAGTAGGCTTTGGTACTTTCTCAGTTCGCGAACGTTCAGCTCGCAGTGGCCGTAACCCACAAACTGGTGAGACTATTCAGATTTCAGCAGCGAAAGTTCCATCTTTCAAAGCTGGTAAAGCACTGAAAGACGCTTGTAACTAA